The Papaver somniferum cultivar HN1 chromosome 6, ASM357369v1, whole genome shotgun sequence genome segment GGCATGCTAGTAGCTGCGGCATAGTGGTATTCCAGTGATGTTATGATatggccaaagctaaaaattggctctgcagccaaagttagggtttggcgtcgtggaaggatttggcgtggccaagtcttggcgtcgTTGGAAGgacttggcgtggccaagtcttggcacCGTTGGAAGGATTcttcgtggaagaattagggcttggcgtggccaaggcgtcgtggagtcggacccacatgtggcgtggaaacgTTGCCCTTGTTGCCATGCCAATCCCGTTGCTCTgggaacgttatttggctttggtagcaatttTCTCAAATTAGGCCGAATACCCTAATTAGTGCAAGTACCGTGCGGCTGTGGCATGGcgctacttttgtgcaaatggcgacATGGATATGCCAAAGGAACCATGGCAagtccatagtgtggaaacggccacaggagtaggAATTGTCGTGTGGTGGCTATTTAAGGCAGGTTACCACGAAGTTGGCATGTTGCGAAGATGCCGCGGTAGGGTGcttttggcctttaatgtatggtggcaagtttataaTAACCTGATTGTCCACAAAAGGGGGCTGGCAAAACATAAGGCACGACCACACTTCTGGTGAGGGTGTGGCGTCTTTAGGGCGGCTTGATTGGTTAATGGGAAGTGGGACCGGCAATCTAGGGCGTGGCCGCACTTCCAATGCGCTGCGGCGGATttaattaattttgacaagcaaggtcggGTGTATTGCGCGaagcgcgaaaccctaacttcttcaagttagtcaggacgattgactgaattctatgtgtcgacacagagttcttttaagttcgttgctagagagcaacatgcttatctgattgaataccttatgcaaagatgtaattcttgatacttggagattcgtgctactctgctgcgagtgaacacaaatcgccatgccatatcaacattaagagttcagcggGGAACATAGAATAGAAggcattcagaggaacttatattaagtgaatatacgcgaggcgcggaaatttacagaacatctgggattcgccagtctggataaatttcatgcaagtatattgagcggctcaataaattttccagtggagaggttaacacaggtggctttgtttccttgcagagtgacgtcacatcagatgcaaggttttacgattttgaccctaagctaaaaaccaccatcaacagctagttaactaacctagtacttgtcttgtttaaaattgaaaggtctaagtttatggataattataacctgatgagaaaaatagagttatctttattttggtcttatcgaattaagcggttgtttttgaacaatcggtttagcaaagggactaaggtgcttagttggtttttggtttgctaaactaaaatggaaaaattgtttcggaaaattgtttccttggtaacatataaaaataaaactactCGTAGTTTCGGTTgttatattggttatcagaacatgatgtgtggaaccctcgtgcctaactctacaggttgcaagacTATTTTGAGatgtgtaagattcttttcgtgttgtactTTATTTtctcatttctttgtcattttgagacaaaaagggggagaaatacatAGATTAAagaagtgatactggcattgattttatattgattggtatcgctaaggaaaagaacattggtgcttaaacattttatctaaacgaaagagtgaaagcacagactaagggggagtaacatgtcatatgaattggtataaaaaagacgtgcatattgaatatatacctatcttccttaggggggataatagctttgttattttaatgtcaacagcgacattttcaaggattgaatgtaagcagtttactgtgctattgaattcgggaatcaagcgtatgtgtaatgaattcttgtaatttgtttatccatatgatgtaagagttttatcactaaaattgacaaagggggagattgttagatcattgctcggttgaacccaccaagcgtcggtatgtcaagtttggttgtcatattttagtgaatcaaaaatcatgttaagagtcgctagattatgtactagagtcaacttcgtataggttagcttgaaagtattaggataatgagacattacaagtattgcaaagacttgaagatgtgaagaagcaaggatctacaaagacaacaatcatccttccacttgaggttagtgatatttgacttgaactgtttcattccctgacgtatctttcaagtcgtgcatattgaaaacaaaactgcgaagcatatttgaactctagatagacatactattaaggaatacaatacgaggtttattgcttaaccattaaactttatagataagacatcgccataatcattttaatgctattgtgattatgtatgggtatgaggtgaggatttcatcctagggaacaatgttttacatgtgttctaaggaagtaagttcataaacttgtttgtgaatcgaaaaggaaatcgcgatgcgttattggttttgttattcattgcatatcttatgaacaatcaatatgtgtgattgagtataaccgttcacgacttgtttgtattcttggtagaactattcacaaaggcctgacttatgtattggtatgaattttattagtgaaaccgatcttaagtaatcacctgagatggtgtgatcgggtttgtgttttgtctgaccaaatttgggaaaggggaaccgatcctagtaagaggtgcagtacatcacaaaagggaaccgatccttgtatgaggtgcagcaaggtttatagcagaaaggggaaccgatcctatgaacatgtataacacgtttttaggcaaaggggaacagatcctatggacatgtgcaacacatataagttagataccatatatatgtgggaaaccgatcggagtacctagtcaaccgaattttggaaagctagcgtgactatgcacagtactcacatggaaggtagaatcgaaacttgttttgatagaaccgttaaacccatgattgtgattgaattttatttgatcaatcgcatagttcttgaaagtcagatgaaccaattctaaacttgtttggaagtgtggcaaatcggtttcaaggttgtaagtgtgaaagagaacttacaaagtaaggatgtcgacatactttgaacacgtgctatgaatgtttatttctttattgttcaaagttattccttaatagctaagggaagagaatcccaggatcgaaacataaataagttaagaatattttaattaaggtaattaacttcatttttaggaaaataagaattagtaatgtgcatttactaattaaagattttctgagagatttcgatcattatttttggatagagcatttccaggaattatgaaaaccgaacttgtgatttaatgaatatcttgagaatattttcggttttggaaattccttggtgtccaaacttccttgtctataaataattgaagtttgcctttctagcaaactagtccttcgtaacaacaagcttcttctttcttgtgttgttactggtgtacccgcctattcggagaggagagtaacctaattaggtgaaatctcttacggccgcttagtttaaagtcttgtttgggattgagaagctctagcgtgtaccgttggtgggaaactagataattgcagtttatcttttgttttcattgatttgattgaataacggtggttgaactttgattgcacctagtttgtttatgcttgagaatcttctcttctgatataagattcactgaaactagttcagagtttggacagggatctttagactgttgttagttctaaagacgatcttgtgataattcattgttaacagacttgttctgtgcgtgattgatcacaagagattaaagtgATTGTGTGcgggttattattgaagatctaagaatatttgaagacgaagaagatattgaatccGAAACGCATGAAGGATCTGACTAGAAAGTCATTCAAAACTTGATCGAAGAACCAGCATTTATTGAAGAagcttcataatctttggtgtgaacaatacttgtttcggtaaaggaggatccaattaataatcggtttatccttgtgatagattggattgattaattgagtagatcggcatcaacacaattctttggattaatagtgttgttggcttaatcttaaacgattactttggtaattgaacataagatagatctaaggacctgacgaaggagtttatgctaAGATaaaagaagagcctttgtccgactcatatcacttggttgaagagagttgataccaaacagatttgttgttcctttactgttaggaatacgaaccaaaggaattattccaagtacgtgacttatttataagttgtaggcgtgagaatacagacggaactaggtgaactataggtttagttgcttggactcaactatacgaagttaggtgtaatatgtagcggcttaatcccgagagtattcaattctggacaaggtcccggggtttttctgcatttgcggtttcctcgttaacaaaatcttgttgtgtcatttactttatatttccgcattataattattttattataattaaagtaagtcgcacaaacgttaattcctatttacttgataagttaatcatattgtgtttggttaagtccgaacctttttatcaagtaacatacttcgttgttgtattgtctctatctcgtatccatagacgatcacacgaagtgtgaaccgattagttgtactgtctcgactcagtccatagacaatcactttcggagaaaggacttataggtaggaaaagttttagcttgaggtgtatttgggtaccctcgccttttcagttgaAGATTAAATTCACATACCCTTAATGCAAACTTCTGGAGTGATCTTCATCCCGTCCTTATCATGCCTCCGGCCATGCCTTACACTCTCAGTGTGGATCCTTCACTTCAAATGCAATTCGCGGCAAACTTtaagaacaacaacaaacttAATCAGCCCTCAATATCTCAACGTGAATAGAGAGACCCTTAACCAGGGCTCTGATACCCGAATTGTCATAGGTTCGCAACACCCAAATGCGAAACCAACTCTGACAATGGAAACTATGCTCCACAGCAATTTCAGCCAACTCACACTTAACCAATACTTCAACTTCTTGACTAATTCTCTATTCAGCCCATACTAAATAGAGGTTCTGCTCACATATCTTCCAAGATTTCAACCAAATACACACACTCCGCTAGATGTATAAACATAAGCCAAAACAAGGGACAAATACACCAACAAAACTTAGCTTTAAACTAGGCCGTAGCCTTTTATTTATTGCACACTTAGGGTTACAAACTCTTCTTGTTACGGATTACCCAATCCCTTCACAAGATCAGGCTTATATAGCCTtacaaaagatatttacaagtaATTGTCAGGTAGTTACAGATTTACTTTATGTCAGGCGGTTAGCCAACTGTGCCAACTGATGCCACTACTCTCTAAAGCTAGCCAAACAAGTCCTAGCCTTCGGTTATGCATAAAGCAACTCAACTTCCGTGTAACCAACTCGAAACTGTCAAGGCCATGTGACCGGCACATGTCATCCAGCCTTGTTGCATAATGATTGCGTCTGCCAGCCCGAGGGATGCAATCATTGCGAAGCACCATTCTCCCAATGATGCAAGTGTGCTAATGCAAGTCTTGCTTGCATGCCTGCATGCCTTATGCATACAGTTTACTTGCCAAACTCATTTGGCATCTCTTGACACTAATCTCGCGTCATTGGCCATGTCCAAACCCTGTTTGGCATATGCCATTGTCTAGCTGCAACTCAGACATACACTCCGCATATCTGACACTTTGGCCAAGCCACTGAAAATGCGCCACAGTGTCGCATTTTTTCTTGGCCACTTGACAGCCATGTCATAGTATGCTTGGTCTTTTAGTCACTGTAATCACAACCGGTGTCCTAACGGAGGCGATAAAAAATGCAACCGGAAGACCTCGGCCACATTTCTTTTGGCGTTGTTTTCCGGATGGCCAAGATGTTTTTCATCTAGCTGGGGATGTTGTTTTCCACGGACAGGAGAATATGATCAGGGAAGCTTACAAAAGTTTTCCCAGTGATCATACCTCGTGGTCGTTTGCTGGTCTAGCTTTTCTTTCGTTATACTTGGCGGGCAAAAATAAGACTTTCGACCAAAAAGGTCATGTCGCAAAATTGTGCGTCGCATCTGGTGTTGCCATAACTTTAGTAGATGACTACTGGCATCATTGGGCCGACGTGTTTGGTGGAGCTATTCTGGGTCTGACGACGGCAACAATTTTCTACCTGCAGTTTTTCCCACCTCCATATCATACTGAAGGCTGGGGACCTTATGCATATTTCCGGATGTTGGAACAGTTGCATTATGCCAATGGTGCACAACTAGAACCACAATGTGAGCAGATTATCACAGCACATAATCAGTCTCAAATATTAGATGAATTATTGGAAGCCAGTAAGAGATGATCGATGTTTTGATTTCAAACAAGACTATATGAAATAATCAAGTGCATGTATATGTAGGATCAACAAAatgtattattttctttttgtttgactTGACACCCTGCAAAGTGCTGCTCATCATTAGTAGGGAGGTGGGAAAACTTGTTTGACCAACAAGTTTCAAAATCTACCTGATTACAGTAATGAATTACTACTAGTTAATATCTCTAATGCTGAAGAACCAGTTTTATAATTTGTTGGGGATATATTAGAAAGGAACATGACACATTTTGACATCATCACTCCTGTGTTGAAATGCCCCAACTTCTTTGCCAACCCCAACTTCAGCTTAGCAAAGATGATACTTCATTTTGAATGGCATTCCAAACATCCTTACTATTTTCCTCGTCATCGAATTCTGCCATATACTCTTCATGAAGATGACGGCTATGATTAGGCACCTCAAAGAGTGACCAAGTACCATAGTGTCCTACGCCTCGTTCAACATTAGCACCATACAACAGTTGCTGTGAAATGACATCTTGTGAAGTTGCTTCTGTTTCATTAGTAGTCGGCAACGAATTACCTGCTCCATGACAACCATGCTCAACATGGTTGAAATTTTCATTATGGTGCATCAAATGATCAAGGTCGTCAGGATCATGAATTGCAGGACCATTGCCAGTACAACCACTAACTTTACCCTGACTAGCTATTGCTCCCAGCAAGTTGTCATCCTCACTGTAGCTTAGATCCCTCTGCTTGGGAGTCTCCTCATCCCTATCATTTCTGGGACCTGCTACAACTGCCAAACTATAATAACTAGACCCACGAACTTGAACACCGGCTTTGTTTTTTACAACAGTGCGCAGTCTACTACTTATCTGATCGTTATCGGGATCAGGACATTTTATACTATCACTTCTGCTGATCTTTCTGCCTCTAGGAGTAGTAGTACTATTTAAATAATTAGTATGATGATCCAGCCGGGTGACCATGACCCTGGACCTCTGACTTGAACCAAATATTCTTATTGGTACAACCTTTTCTTCCAGTAATTTTTCCTTGAGTGCACCAAGCAGCCCACCTAATTGATCTCCACCATCATTCATTTCAAATCTTGCAGTAGCTTTAGTACTAATTCCATCCTCAAATGAGAACGGTGTCATATACTTCTCTGCAGCGTTACTTTTGTTGGAAGAGCAACAAGAGGCTGTGGATGAGTTTGTTAGCGGCAACTCGAAGTTAGTGCGAGCGTTGGGTCCACGAAGAGTGCGGGCGGCATCATCATAGGCACGCGCTGCTTCCTCTGCTGTATCAAATGTACCAAGCCATAGCCTAACCTTCTGCATGGAGTCTTTGATCTCAGCCACCCATCTCCCTGACGGTCTCTGTCTTACTCCAACAAACCTGCGAGAATTACTACCACGGCCAACATCAGGCGAAGATGAGAAAGCCTTTGTTTTGACATGACCTTCAATGGGTCCTCGCATCGTTAATGTTGTGAAGGCAGCTTGCGTAAAATGCAGTTGATGATTCAAACCTCAAGAGTGTTGAAAGACCGCTTTATAAACACAAATGGGGACTAGAAAAAGGATCTAAGTTGGAAAAGAAGACAAATGTAAACGGTTCAACATAGCATGAATCCAAAATCTATGTAAATAATATAAATGCAACCTTGCTATTGCAGGCCAAGAAAACTATGTACGGGAGTTTATTCTATTTGTTCTTGCTTACCTTTAACtttacctaaaaatattaatgtAAGAAATTTTGTCCTGTGCTTTTGTGCTTGTCCCTGGAAATGTTTGTTTGTTGTGTGAATCATAAGATCATTTGCCATGGGTACATCCATGAAGAAAACGactttggcatattattgttTGATAGTATTATTGATTGCGTTGCCAACATTTGTGTTGATTTATTCTCTGTATTGTGACCAAGACTCTACTGTCCAAGCTTCAAACCAGACTCGTCCTCAAATCTGGAAAACGAGACTTTATTATAGACCTTGTGGCTATTTATTAATCAGCCACCTAATAATTCATGGTTTGACGTGGGCTTCCTAGAAGGATGCATTTTAGGCCGGATCATCTTAAAGATAACCAGTGTGTTAAATCCAGATACAACATTGCAGCTTTTATATAATCATCACTCAAAGAAAATATCACAAGCATAAGAGACAAATGTGACAGATGTTACAAACTAAGACTCAGATCactaaagaaaatgaaaaccaatTGCTCATTAAAAAAAAACAGTCCACCCAACTCCAGGTGGATGTGAATCGAAATTCACTATCCAAAAATCATAGTACTGTTCAGTACCTTCTCCTCGGACTTCTAGAACGGTGCGCACGTGGTGATCTGCAGACAGTTAAAGCCAGTATATTATTTTTAGAAGAGATAGGAGTGCATCCAAACTTACGGTACAGCAAGATAGTTCAATCACAAAGTAACATAACATACTGATGCCACAGTCATATAGCTTTTTCTTACATTGGTAGACTACGGATAAAAAAAGAGGTTGTACCAGTACAGTTTATAgagaaaagtaaaataaaaatcatattggtTAGAAATGACTTGGATTACCAAGATCGTGTAAGAACAATTTATGATACTAAGACCTCTGTTCAATGCAATAGAAAACTGAAAACAAACATTAAATCGGTTGCACTTTTAAGCAAACAAAGAGAAGTGAGATCAGATACTAGAAACACATAGACAAGTAAATAACAATACAGCATATGAAGGCTCCCAATCTACTAAGAAAATGATAAACAGCAATCACAATCACTCGCCATGATCACCATAGTAGAAACACATAAACAAGTAAATAACAATACagcatatgaaagacttaacatACCTCCTCCTCATGTTCCTCCGCTTGGAGGGTCCAGTGCTGAAGGCCCAGTCAACTGAGATGGACTGGGTTAGAAGCTCGACCCCATTCATTGAGGATATTGCAGATTGAGCCTCCTCAAACTCTTCATACTCGATTAATGCATAGCcctggaaagaaaatattatacgtCTGGCGATAAATAGAAGATGCCAAATGGGAATTTGTAAGAGAAACTAGCAGCTTGCAGTTAATTTCCTCTATGCCATCTGTACTAGAGACAGAAACAGACATGTGCATCCCAACTGCTCTATTAGTAGTAACTGGTTTATTGAGAAATCAATAAGCtaaacaataactcttatcattaaacCACAAGTCTAGTCAAAGAAGTTATACGTCTCAAAAGAAGTTATAAGTCTAGTCAAGTCTACTCTTAAGTTATACGTCTCATCACATGAACAAGCAGAAAAAAACATTTCAAAAATTTTAACCTGAGTTACAACGACACGGACACCGTGTCAGTGTCCTGTGTCCAGTACGGTACCTTGACACGACAACTCAAAAAACTAGAAAACAGGGACACGGATAGCGAACTTAGCAAAATACATACATATAGGTGTATGATCAATAAAAAAGGCATTAGAAATACAGACTCCATTTATATTTCTACATATCTTCATGATCTCATAGATATAGCTGTGGTTGTAGGGAAATATCTctatttttgctaagaaaatctaATGATGATCAGTGGAGACTTAGGAGAGAGTCTCTATTTTTGTCATTAAAggtaaaactccttgatgaagataAGAAAATATCTTTTTACCAAAGATAAAGGTCATTATAGAAGTTAGGATAGCGAAAATATCTTATAAATCTACTATAACTAAGGTATTTTTAATTCTTATTAAGTATTTTATTATATTCTTGGTAATTGAGCCGTGTCCTACACGTGTGTCCGTGTCCAAATGTGTCGTTTCAAAATAAACTTCTTCGTTTGCCCTCATGGCTTCATAGAACATTCAGTACAATCTTCTTTGTTCCCCTAATTAGATTTAACCACTCACAGTTAAAAAAAAGCAACTAAACACTGAATACAGTGTTACAGAGCACTGCTTAAAAATGGACTATTTCCCCAACAAAACTAAACTTAgtctttaaaaatcttttcaagcaaATCTACTTCTCTTACAAGCTGTATGCGTTAAAAGCTGCTTTCCTTGTTCAGAGGGCAATGAGGGTGCATGTGAAAGAGACAAGTGTCCGTATAGTACTTGGTCCACTCGTAGATATGATTCAAGATCCGGTAATTCCAAAAACAAATGTTATAATAACAAACACACTTGATTGCGCGCTAGCTTAAAAGCCAAAACAATGAAATATCATGGAGTATAGATGCTTCTTGTTCTGGCATACATGGTAAGCTACATTATCTATATAAGTTAGAAAACATTAATTACAAAAGAGCACGTATAGATGAAGAAGCGTTATAAAGTGGTTGAAAAAGGATGCTAGTTTGCACTAAGGTAACACCGGAAGTTGTGAGGTACTACATGGAGAGTACTCATCTGGCAAGAAACTGCACATATCTATACCATGAAGAAAGATACCCGCTAAAAGCTTTTACATACCTTGACAAATCCAGTACGGCGATCAAGATTCAGATGCAAATTCTTAATCTCACCAAACTCGCCAAATGCAGTTTGAAGATCATCCTCTTGTGCTTCTTCATGTACCCCAGTAACCAAAATAATCCACCCTTCAATGGCTGTGATATAGATGAAAACTTAATGAGACACGAGATAATATAACAAATATAGATACACTTGTAATGTGCGGGTGTGGATGTACCCATTATAAATTAGTAAGCACAGCTGAACT includes the following:
- the LOC113289984 gene encoding RNA-binding protein Y14A-like, with the protein product MANNADVEAVDFEPEDDDLMDEGEVEAASPRAPQPKLKSAVIGGGEGGSSSFSAPKKTKGRGFRDERTEAERTNRFASKDFNSLDSDGGPGAQRSIEGWIILVTGVHEEAQEDDLQTAFGEFGEIKNLHLNLDRRTGFVKGYALIEYEEFEEAQSAISSMNGVELLTQSISVDWAFSTGPSKRRNMRRRSPRAHRSRSPRRRY